In one Arachis duranensis cultivar V14167 chromosome 9, aradu.V14167.gnm2.J7QH, whole genome shotgun sequence genomic region, the following are encoded:
- the LOC107465410 gene encoding root phototropism protein 3-like, with amino-acid sequence MKNTCELQGAVSSGKSNRCVVLPADVPLLADSLEPTRNHGWIPEASSPADLIIQVDHSSFHLHKLAMVSRSEYLNRLVFQGGCNIEISGDRLIIQLENIPGGKKTFELVAKFCYGWKIDITAENVAPLYCAAHFLEMNEELEEGNLISKTEAFLSFLILSSWKDTFRILKSCESISSWAKDLQIVKHCSEAIAWKACSKSPSTTTYDEDYSKFDNSWWFEDVSKLRIDHFVEVIQCLKRGGTKSDLVGSCIQHWTMKWFSQFTLTGLDKVTPKHVSIQLHRVSTECLIRLLPTEVNSVSCNFLLHLLKAGVMLKIDLELLCVLERRIALMLDQCSVSDLLVKNQGDKGSLNDVDVVVRVLQCYVCHISKNSKEKMHAIGRLVDGYLIQVARDKNLRVESFKSLVEALPQDARLCDDLLYRAIDMYLKAHPELREDEREEMCKVLGYHRLSQEARVHVAKNNRLPVKLTTQFMLLEQVNMATRSVTSDEPNYRRTHTHTVIRVSTDFERRNINANEMKLMKRDVEVMKSQLLELNTCRIKLQKQLRKRCIW; translated from the exons atgaagaacacGTGTGAATTGCAAGGGGCAGTGTCCAGTGGGAAGAGTAACCGATGTGTTGTTTTACCAGCTGATGTTCCTTTGCTTGCTGATTCCCTAGAACCAACTAGAAACCATGGCTG GATTCCCGAGGCAAGTTCCCCTGCTGATTTGATCATACAAGTTGATCACTCCAGCTTTCATCTGCATAAG CTTGCTATGGTCTCAAGAAGTGAATATTTGAATAGGCTTGTCTTTCAAGGGGGATGTAACATTGAAATTTCCGGTGACAGACTCATAATCCAATTAGAGAACATTCCAGGTGGCAAAAAAACATTCGAATTAGTAGCGAAGTTCTGTTATGGTTGGAAGATTGATATAACTGCAGAAAACGTTGCCCCATTATACTGTGCTGCACATTTCTTGGAAATGAATGAAGAACTTGAAGAAGGAAACCTCATTTCCAAGACAGAAGCTTTTCTCAGCTTCCTAATACTCTCTTCATGGAAGGACACATTCCGAATACTCAAAAGCTGTGAATCCATTTCGTCTTGGGCCAAGGATTTGCAAATAGTGAAGCACTGCTCGGAAGCAATAGCTTGGAAGGCATGCTCAAAAAGTCCAAGTACAACAACATATGATGAGGACTACTCAAAATTTGATAATTCTTGGTGGTTCGAAGATGTATCTAAGCTGCGAATCGATCATTTCGTGGAAGTGATTCAGTGTCTCAAAAGGGGTGGAACAAAATCTGATCTTGTTGGTTCTTGCATACAACATTGGACAATGAAATGGTTTTCCCAATTCACACTTACTGGACTTGACAAAGTGACACCTAAACACGTATCAATCCAGTTACATAGAGTTTCGACCGAATGCTTGATTAGGTTACTTCCCACTGAAGTAAACTCAGTTTCTTGCAATTTCTTGCTTCACCTACTAAAAGCAGGGGTAATGCTGAAAATCGATCTGGAGTTGTTGTGTGTGCTTGAAAGAAGGATAGCTTTAATGTTGGATCAATGCAGTGTCTCTGATCTGTTGGTTAAGAACCAAGGAGATAAGGGTTCTTTGAATGATGTAGATGTTGTTGTGAGAGTGTTACAGTGTTATGTTTGCCACATTTCAAAGAATTCTAAGGAAAAAATGCATGCCATTGGAAGGTTGGTGGATGGGTATCTCATACAGGTTGCAAGGGATAAGAATCTTAGAGTGGAGAGTTTCAAATCACTTGTTGAAGCTTTGCCACAAGATGCTAGATTATGTGATGATCTTCTCTATAGAGCTATCGACATGTACCTTAAG GCACATCCAGAATTGAGAGAAGACGAGAGAGAAGAGATGTGTAAAGTTTTGGGATACCATAGATTGTCACAAGAAGCGCGTGTGCATGTGGCGAAGAATAATAGGTTGCCGGTGAAATTGACAACGCAATTCATGCTTCTTGAACAAGTGAACATGGCAACAAGGTCAGTGACCAGTGATGAACCAAATTACAGGAGGACACATACTCATACAGTTATAAGAGTAAGCACAGATTTCGAGAGAAGAAATATAAATGCCAATGAGATGAAATTGATGAAGAGAGATGTTGAAGTTATGAAGTCTCAACTCTTGGAACTAAATACATGCAGAATAAAGCTCCAAAAGCAATTAAGGAAGAGATGCATTTGGTGA